A single region of the Bacteroides fragilis NCTC 9343 genome encodes:
- a CDS encoding plasmid transfer protein, which produces MNELIDQYLFELFDGLRDKTTVLFGEFIADAQALAAIFMLLYFGVESFKMMSGDKKLEIIPLLRPFALGLVLMFWIPFINLISYPGEVLTAQSKAMFTNQLDEVELLSRNRYALIDSVAVELLHTSILVERAENEVQDKKWYDFSIDFSAIGDKIAGLYVYVVAKAKMIMFNIIEFIVVTFWQVCTYFVFFLQIIFTGILVILGPLAFAFSVLPAFRDAYIQWIARFVSVSLYSCIAYIVLSISLVVMQYGIEREIEILEYALRNEAAFVMYVGMTSGGVNSFLLTALLGAFSMLTIPFVSTWIVSTTGVGQAVGGMVGGAAIATKAIAAPATGGASAAM; this is translated from the coding sequence ATGAATGAATTAATAGATCAATACTTATTTGAATTATTTGATGGACTAAGAGATAAGACAACTGTCCTATTTGGAGAGTTCATAGCAGATGCACAGGCATTAGCAGCAATCTTTATGTTACTATATTTTGGAGTGGAAAGTTTCAAAATGATGAGTGGGGACAAAAAATTAGAGATTATTCCATTATTGCGCCCATTCGCACTAGGATTAGTTCTTATGTTCTGGATTCCTTTTATTAACTTGATAAGTTATCCCGGAGAAGTACTTACAGCACAAAGTAAGGCAATGTTTACAAATCAGCTAGATGAAGTAGAGTTACTCTCTCGTAATAGGTATGCACTTATTGATAGCGTTGCTGTAGAATTATTACATACCTCAATTCTTGTTGAAAGAGCCGAAAATGAAGTTCAGGATAAAAAATGGTATGATTTTAGCATAGACTTTTCAGCTATTGGAGATAAGATAGCTGGATTATATGTGTATGTAGTCGCTAAGGCCAAAATGATAATGTTTAATATCATTGAATTTATTGTTGTTACGTTTTGGCAAGTATGTACCTATTTTGTCTTTTTCCTACAAATTATATTCACAGGAATACTAGTTATCCTTGGTCCACTAGCTTTTGCATTCTCTGTTTTACCAGCATTTCGGGATGCTTATATACAATGGATTGCTCGTTTTGTCAGTGTTAGTTTATATTCATGTATTGCATATATAGTACTATCAATTTCCTTAGTAGTAATGCAATATGGGATAGAAAGAGAAATTGAAATTTTAGAATATGCGCTTAGAAATGAAGCTGCATTTGTTATGTATGTCGGAATGACTTCCGGAGGTGTCAATAGCTTCCTTCTCACAGCATTACTTGGAGCATTTTCCATGCTTACAATACCTTTTGTTTCTACATGGATTGTAAGTACAACTGGAGTAGGGCAAGCGGTAGGAGGTATGGTTGGAGGAGCAGCAATTGCAACCAAAGCCATAGCAGCTCCGG